The following coding sequences are from one Dermacentor silvarum isolate Dsil-2018 chromosome 4, BIME_Dsil_1.4, whole genome shotgun sequence window:
- the LOC119449763 gene encoding UPF0547 protein C16orf87 homolog, which translates to MAKNRMVTKHCPKCEQQVPVACKSCPCGHEFFANRKSRGVSEQSSQRPRRRTERVRKERQSYLTALVLEQRAAAARAKRARRNGNRRGRPPANRSSSHDSGDEARKLNRPRCGPAKPAKPVEPEMPDEEEEDVFAGCTQERLEQYATILADINRKLNSQLFHQQLL; encoded by the exons ATGGCGAAAAACAGGATGGTTACGAAACACTGCCCCAAATGCGAACAACAG GTGCCCGTGGCGTGCAAGAGCTGCCCGTGCGGCCACGAGTTCTTCGCGAACCGCAAGTCTCGCGGCGTGTCCGAGCAGAGCAGCCAGCGGCCCCGTCGACGTACCGAGCGGGTGCGCAAGGAGCGCCAGAGCTACCTGACCGCGCTGGTGCTCGAGCAGCGCGCCGCCGCGGCCCGGGCCAAGCGGGCGCGACGCAACGGCAACCGACGCGGACGGCCGCCCGCCAACCGCAGCTCGTCGCACGACTCCGGCGACGAGGCCCGCAAGCTGAACCGGCCGCGGTGCGGGCCCGCCAAGCCGGCCAAGCCCGTCG AACCTGAAATGCCAGACGAGGAGGAAGAGGACGTGTTCGCTGGCTGCACCCAGGAACGCCTCGAGCAGTACGCCACCATCCTGGCGGACATCAACCGCAAGCTCAACTCGCAGCTCTTCCATCAGCAACTCTTATGA